A DNA window from Tachysurus vachellii isolate PV-2020 chromosome 20, HZAU_Pvac_v1, whole genome shotgun sequence contains the following coding sequences:
- the slc4a5b gene encoding electrogenic sodium bicarbonate cotransporter 4 isoform X3 encodes MVTSVYTTFFCVFLILHHNRMDCDYFHSSKGSRRYEDDENQSVYVGVPVSRGYRKKRRQRRHTSRHDHGSHERHHHECHEQVEQYDPYNDEYGSNEQLSDANSYMSPAAERLRCILGEDDESTPTLFTEMDTLHHEGGELEWKESARWVKFEEKVEEGGERWSKPHVSTLSLHSLFELRTCLQTGSVLLDLEGYSLPQIVDDIVDRHVQDGLIDSELKEKISFILLRKHRHQTKKPIHRSLADIGKPSPSSKDHVQSRSMNDISVTPSSDQLKNKFMKKIPRDAEASNVLIGEVDFLDKPFVAFVRLAQATTLGGLTEVPVPTRFLFILLGPHGKVKSYNEIGRAIATLMVDDLFSSVAYKARHRDDLIAGLDEFLNEVTVLPPGEWDPKIRIEPPKKVPSAEMRKSVFSLNELGQANGTSGGGGIADDDEELPAPHEMGEELTFTGRFCGGLWLDIKRKVPWLLSDFCEGFHIQSISAVLFIYLGCITNAITFGGLLGDATDNYQGVMESFLGTALAGTVFCFFGGQPLIILSSTGPILVFEKLLYEFCKTNDIDYMDLRLWIGLHSCLQCLILVASDASYIIKYITRFTEEGFSSLISFIFVSDAIKKMVGTFQYYPINTNFKPDYITSYKCDCMPPDQGDSMDFNSSALLGPDNFTDYSLYNFTVLDWSQLTKNECLKYGGSLVGKSCKYVPDLALMSFVLFFGTYSMTISLKKFKFSRYFPTKWRTLIADFAIIISILVFCALDYLMSLETPKLHVPTEIKLRKLFSDFAIFTSIMTFVGLDILMGLETPKLIVPTEFKPTRSDRAWMVIPSGKNPWWMYLASFVPALLVTILIFMDQQITAVIVNRKENKLRKGCGYHLDMFWVGILMAVCSFLCLPWYVAATVISIAHIDSLKMESECSAPGEQPQFLGVREQRLTGILVFVLTGVSIFLAPILQYIPMPVLYGVFLYMGVASLSGIQFWERIKLILMPAKHQPDFVFLRHVPLRRVHLFTLVQITCLAVLWILKSTVAAIIFPVMILGLMVVRKMLDLVFSQHDLAWLDDILPEKDKKKKDDEKKKKERKKAKCRDHDSDEECC; translated from the exons ATGGTTACTAGCGTATACACcacctttttttgtgtgtttcttattCTCCATCACAACAGAATGGACTGTGACTATTTTCACAGCAGTAAAGGAAGCAGACGCTATGAAGATGATG AGAACCAGTCTGTTTACGTTGGTGTTCCAGTGTCCAGAGGTTACAGAAAGAAACGGCGCCAACGCAGACACACATCACGGCATGACCATGGGAGTCATGAAAGACATCATCACGAGTGCCACGAACAAGTGGAACAGTATGATCCATACAATGATGAGTATGGCTCAAATGAACAGCTCTCCGATGCCAACTCTTACA tgtcaccAGCTGCAGAGAGACTGCGCTGCATCCTTGGAGAGGATGATGAGTCCACACCAACACTTTTCACAGAGATGGACACACTGCACCATGAAGGTGGAGAACTAGAGTGGAAAGAATCAGCAAG GTGGGTGAAATTTGAAGAGAAAGTGGAGGAGGGGGGAGAACGATGGAGCAAGCCCCATGTTTCCACACTGTCACTGCACAGTCTCTTTGAGCTGCGAACATGTTTACAGACTGGTAGCGTCCTTTTAGACCTGGAGGGCTACTCTCTGCCTCAAATAGTCG ATGACATAGTGGACAGGCATGTACAGGATGGCCTGATAGACTCTGAGCTCAAAGAGAAGATCAGTTTCATTTTGCTGAGAAAGCATCGACACCAGACCAAGAAGCCCATCCATCGCTCACTGGCTGACATTGGAAAGCCCAGTCCTTCAAGTAAAG ATCATGTTCAGAGTCGTAGTATGAATGATATCTCAGTTACACCAAGTTCTGACCAG CTCAAGAACAAGTTTATGAAGAAAATTCCTAGAGATGCTGAAGCATCCAATGTTTTGATTGGAGAGGTGGACTTTCTGGACAAGCCTTTTGTGGCCTTTGTCCGTCTTGCTCAAGCCACAACATTAGGTGGACTGACTGAAGTCCCTGTACCAAccag ATTCCTCTTCATTTTGCTTGGCCCTCATGGCAAAGTCAAATCCTACAATGAAATTGGCCGTGCCATTGCCACACTCATGGTTGATGAT CTCTTTAGCAGCGTGGCCTATAAGGCCAGACATCGTGATGACTTGATTGCAGGACTTGATGAGTTTTTGAATGAGGTGACAGTTCTCCCACCAGGAGAGTGGGACCCAAAGATTCGTATTGAACCACCAAAAAAAGTTCCTTCAGCAGAGATGAG AAAGTCAGTGTTTTCACTAAATGAGCTGGGACAAGCAAATGGAACTTCAGGTGGAGGAGGAatagctgatgatgatgaagagttgCCTGCGCCTCATGAGATGGGAGAGGAACTGACCTTCACTGGGAG ATTTTGTGGAGGTCTTTGGCTTGACATCAAACGGAAAGTACCATGGCTGCTGAGTGACTTTTGTGAGGGCTTTCACATCCAGTCTATCTCAGCTGTGCTCTTCATATACTTGGGATGCATCACTAATGCCATCACATTTGGAGGCCTTTTAGGAGACGCCACTGACAACTACCAA GGTGTGATGGAGAGCTTTCTTGGCACAGCTCTAGCAGGaacagttttctgtttttttggtgGCCAACCCCTCATTATCCTGAGTTCAACTGGACCTATACTGGTCTTTGAGAAGCTGCTGTATGAATTTTGCAA AACTAATGACATTGACTACATGGATTTGCGATTGTGGATTGGACTGCACTCCTGCCTTCAGTGTCTTATCCTGGTGGCCTCCGATGCTAGCTACATCATCAAGTACATAACACGTTTCACTGAAGAGGGCTTCTCCAGCCTCATCTCCTTTATCTTTGTCTCTGATGCTATAAAGAAGATGGTGGGGACCTTTCAGTACTACCCTATTAACACAAACTTCAAGCCTGACTACATCACTAGTTACAAGTGTGACTGTATGCCTCCAGATCAAG gtGATTCAATGGATTTCAATTCGTCTGCTCTACTTGGACCAGACAACTTTACCGATTACTCTTTG TACAACTTCACAGTTCTTGACTGGAGTCAGCTGACCAAAAACGAGTGTCTAAAGTATGGTGGATCTCTGGTAGGCAAATCCTGCAAGTATGTTCCTGACCTGGCCCTCATGTCCTTCGTCCTGTTTTTCGGCACCTATTCCATGACCATTTCACTCAAGAAGTTTAAGTTCAGCCGCTACTTCCCCACCAAG TGGCGTACCTTGATTGCAGATTTTGCCATTATTATATCCATTCTGGTCTTCTGTGCCCTGGATTACCTGATGTCCCTCGAGACCCCCAAACTGCATGTGCCTACTGAGATCAAG CTTCGGAAACTCTTCAGTGATTTTGCCATCTTCACATCAATCATGACTTTTGTTGGCCTTGATATTTTAATGGGGCTTGAAACACCTAAACTTATTGTGCCCACAGAGTTTAAG CCCACTCGGTCAGACCGTGCTTGGATGGTCATTCCTTCTGGGAAGAACCCCTGGTGGATGTATTTGGCTAGTTTTGTACCTGCTCTTCTTGTTACAATCCTTATTTTCATGGATCAGCAAATAACTGCTGTTATTGTCAATCGCAAGGAGAACAAACTTAGG AAAGGATGTGGCTACCATTTAGACATGTTTTGGGTCGGAATCCTCATGGCCGTCTGCTCTTTCCTGTGCTTACCATGGTATGTAGCAGCTACAGTCATCTCCATTGCTCACATAGATTCCCTTAAGATGGAGAGCGAGTGCAGTGCTCCAGGTGAGCAGCCACAGTTCCTGGGAGTGAG AGAACAAAGGCTTACAGGAATCCTGGTTTTTGTGCTCACTGGAGTGTCTATTTTCTTGGCTCCCATACTGCAG TATATTCCCATGCCAGTACTTTATGGAGTGTTCCTGTACATGGGTGTAGCCTCTCTCAGTGGCATTCag TTTTGGGAGAGGATCAAGCTGATCCTGATGCCCGCCAAGCACCAGCCGGACTTTGTTTTCCTCCGCCATGTACCTTTGCGCCGGGTGCATCTTTTCACCTTAGTTCAGATTACTTGTCTGGCTGTGCTCTGGATCCTCAAGTCTACTGTTGCAGCTATTATTTTTCCTGTCATG ATCCTGGGACTGATGGTAGTGAGAAAGATGCTTGACCTTGTCTTCTCCCAGCATGACCTGGCCTGGCTGGATGACATCCTCCCTGAGaaggacaagaaaaaaaaggatgatgagaaaaagaagaaagagagaaagaaagcaaagtgcAGAGATCATGACAGTGATGAAGAG TGTTGCTAA
- the slc4a5b gene encoding electrogenic sodium bicarbonate cotransporter 4 isoform X5, with translation MVTSVYTTFFCVFLILHHNRMDCDYFHSSKGSRRYEDDENQSVYVGVPVSRGYRKKRRQRRHTSRHDHGSHERHHHECHEQVEQYDPYNDEYGSNEQLSDANSYMSPAAERLRCILGEDDESTPTLFTEMDTLHHEGGELEWKESARWVKFEEKVEEGGERWSKPHVSTLSLHSLFELRTCLQTGSVLLDLEGYSLPQIVDDIVDRHVQDGLIDSELKEKISFILLRKHRHQTKKPIHRSLADIGKPSPSSKDHVQSRSMNDISVTPSSDQLKNKFMKKIPRDAEASNVLIGEVDFLDKPFVAFVRLAQATTLGGLTEVPVPTRFLFILLGPHGKVKSYNEIGRAIATLMVDDLFSSVAYKARHRDDLIAGLDEFLNEVTVLPPGEWDPKIRIEPPKKVPSAEMRKSVFSLNELGQANGTSGGGGIADDDEELPAPHEMGEELTFTGRFCGGLWLDIKRKVPWLLSDFCEGFHIQSISAVLFIYLGCITNAITFGGLLGDATDNYQGVMESFLGTALAGTVFCFFGGQPLIILSSTGPILVFEKLLYEFCKTNDIDYMDLRLWIGLHSCLQCLILVASDASYIIKYITRFTEEGFSSLISFIFVSDAIKKMVGTFQYYPINTNFKPDYITSYKCDCMPPDQGDSMDFNSSALLGPDNFTDYSLYNFTVLDWSQLTKNECLKYGGSLVGKSCKYVPDLALMSFVLFFGTYSMTISLKKFKFSRYFPTKWRTLIADFAIIISILVFCALDYLMSLETPKLHVPTEIKPTRSDRAWMVIPSGKNPWWMYLASFVPALLVTILIFMDQQITAVIVNRKENKLRKGCGYHLDMFWVGILMAVCSFLCLPWYVAATVISIAHIDSLKMESECSAPGEQPQFLGVR, from the exons ATGGTTACTAGCGTATACACcacctttttttgtgtgtttcttattCTCCATCACAACAGAATGGACTGTGACTATTTTCACAGCAGTAAAGGAAGCAGACGCTATGAAGATGATG AGAACCAGTCTGTTTACGTTGGTGTTCCAGTGTCCAGAGGTTACAGAAAGAAACGGCGCCAACGCAGACACACATCACGGCATGACCATGGGAGTCATGAAAGACATCATCACGAGTGCCACGAACAAGTGGAACAGTATGATCCATACAATGATGAGTATGGCTCAAATGAACAGCTCTCCGATGCCAACTCTTACA tgtcaccAGCTGCAGAGAGACTGCGCTGCATCCTTGGAGAGGATGATGAGTCCACACCAACACTTTTCACAGAGATGGACACACTGCACCATGAAGGTGGAGAACTAGAGTGGAAAGAATCAGCAAG GTGGGTGAAATTTGAAGAGAAAGTGGAGGAGGGGGGAGAACGATGGAGCAAGCCCCATGTTTCCACACTGTCACTGCACAGTCTCTTTGAGCTGCGAACATGTTTACAGACTGGTAGCGTCCTTTTAGACCTGGAGGGCTACTCTCTGCCTCAAATAGTCG ATGACATAGTGGACAGGCATGTACAGGATGGCCTGATAGACTCTGAGCTCAAAGAGAAGATCAGTTTCATTTTGCTGAGAAAGCATCGACACCAGACCAAGAAGCCCATCCATCGCTCACTGGCTGACATTGGAAAGCCCAGTCCTTCAAGTAAAG ATCATGTTCAGAGTCGTAGTATGAATGATATCTCAGTTACACCAAGTTCTGACCAG CTCAAGAACAAGTTTATGAAGAAAATTCCTAGAGATGCTGAAGCATCCAATGTTTTGATTGGAGAGGTGGACTTTCTGGACAAGCCTTTTGTGGCCTTTGTCCGTCTTGCTCAAGCCACAACATTAGGTGGACTGACTGAAGTCCCTGTACCAAccag ATTCCTCTTCATTTTGCTTGGCCCTCATGGCAAAGTCAAATCCTACAATGAAATTGGCCGTGCCATTGCCACACTCATGGTTGATGAT CTCTTTAGCAGCGTGGCCTATAAGGCCAGACATCGTGATGACTTGATTGCAGGACTTGATGAGTTTTTGAATGAGGTGACAGTTCTCCCACCAGGAGAGTGGGACCCAAAGATTCGTATTGAACCACCAAAAAAAGTTCCTTCAGCAGAGATGAG AAAGTCAGTGTTTTCACTAAATGAGCTGGGACAAGCAAATGGAACTTCAGGTGGAGGAGGAatagctgatgatgatgaagagttgCCTGCGCCTCATGAGATGGGAGAGGAACTGACCTTCACTGGGAG ATTTTGTGGAGGTCTTTGGCTTGACATCAAACGGAAAGTACCATGGCTGCTGAGTGACTTTTGTGAGGGCTTTCACATCCAGTCTATCTCAGCTGTGCTCTTCATATACTTGGGATGCATCACTAATGCCATCACATTTGGAGGCCTTTTAGGAGACGCCACTGACAACTACCAA GGTGTGATGGAGAGCTTTCTTGGCACAGCTCTAGCAGGaacagttttctgtttttttggtgGCCAACCCCTCATTATCCTGAGTTCAACTGGACCTATACTGGTCTTTGAGAAGCTGCTGTATGAATTTTGCAA AACTAATGACATTGACTACATGGATTTGCGATTGTGGATTGGACTGCACTCCTGCCTTCAGTGTCTTATCCTGGTGGCCTCCGATGCTAGCTACATCATCAAGTACATAACACGTTTCACTGAAGAGGGCTTCTCCAGCCTCATCTCCTTTATCTTTGTCTCTGATGCTATAAAGAAGATGGTGGGGACCTTTCAGTACTACCCTATTAACACAAACTTCAAGCCTGACTACATCACTAGTTACAAGTGTGACTGTATGCCTCCAGATCAAG gtGATTCAATGGATTTCAATTCGTCTGCTCTACTTGGACCAGACAACTTTACCGATTACTCTTTG TACAACTTCACAGTTCTTGACTGGAGTCAGCTGACCAAAAACGAGTGTCTAAAGTATGGTGGATCTCTGGTAGGCAAATCCTGCAAGTATGTTCCTGACCTGGCCCTCATGTCCTTCGTCCTGTTTTTCGGCACCTATTCCATGACCATTTCACTCAAGAAGTTTAAGTTCAGCCGCTACTTCCCCACCAAG TGGCGTACCTTGATTGCAGATTTTGCCATTATTATATCCATTCTGGTCTTCTGTGCCCTGGATTACCTGATGTCCCTCGAGACCCCCAAACTGCATGTGCCTACTGAGATCAAG CCCACTCGGTCAGACCGTGCTTGGATGGTCATTCCTTCTGGGAAGAACCCCTGGTGGATGTATTTGGCTAGTTTTGTACCTGCTCTTCTTGTTACAATCCTTATTTTCATGGATCAGCAAATAACTGCTGTTATTGTCAATCGCAAGGAGAACAAACTTAGG AAAGGATGTGGCTACCATTTAGACATGTTTTGGGTCGGAATCCTCATGGCCGTCTGCTCTTTCCTGTGCTTACCATGGTATGTAGCAGCTACAGTCATCTCCATTGCTCACATAGATTCCCTTAAGATGGAGAGCGAGTGCAGTGCTCCAGGTGAGCAGCCACAGTTCCTGGGAGTGAGGTAA